TTGCATATAGACTGTTTTTATAATAAGAAATCTCCATGTATGTGCTCGAATTCATTGAGAAATAATGATGATGGTTCGAAAGCCTCCAATAATCTCCTGTCATTCCCCATCATAAGACAAGCAACACAAACTTATCATCAAGGATGCAATAATAGTGTGGCATAGCAGGATTAAAGTAAGACGACCCAAAGCGAAGCTTGTTGGAAAAGAATAAATTATTCAAGAAGCACACATAAGTTGGCACTTGCATGTAGAACAACATCGTTAGCGTTGCCATCATGATTAAGGATGTCCATGTTTGCTATGTACCACTAGATATATCAAGTTGGTAAGTAGACTTGACCAAGTTTAAAATATGACTTTCTTGGGTTTTATCCCAGATCCAAGATCTGATGAGCAAAATTTAACGGAATCACATTAGTCTTCTGAGAGTTTAAGAATATAACCTTATATTCTTAAGAATAAGTTTAGGCATAAAGAATATATGCTTAAAAATTAAGTTTGCAAATTTTGGAGTATGTAAAGACTGAAATAAAATATCTTGACttctatttatattttatgccaaGGCACAGCACAAAGTGTAgcattatataatttgataattcCTAGGCTAGCAAAAATTAGCAGAATACATGACATTTAAACAAGCTCTATTCAATTACTATTGTATTCCTTGGCATCTTAGATAGTAACATAACATGAACACTGTAATATCCACcaatatatttatatccatatccatatctatctacatacagagagagagagagagagagagattgcatTCCATTAGAATGGATCCGGAAGTAAATCTGGTCGCTTCCAGAGCCGTCCGATCCCACCCTAATCTTGAAGTAACAAGGGCCCAGTTAATTAATAGGTTAATGGAAGCtgttaaggaaaaaaaaagaagcattaaTGGGACGGAACACATTGCCCATGTCCGTGGCCATGCCTTGGTAttatcttttataaaaaaaatcccgCCTTGTAGACTGGCTATTTCATTAATTGTTGGGATCCACTTCATTAATTTCTAAGAGTAAACACAAACTAGCCATGGATAAACAGAAACCTGCACTCTCGTGCAGAAATAAACAGAAACATCTAAAGTATAAACATTAACTActtcagaataaatacaaacactCCAAGATAAAAACATAGCATATGCCGATAAACAGAAACACCACAGAAATAAACAAAAACATGACCCCCACCCTTGGTCAGGTCAAGGCTTACTCTCAACAATAGGGATGGAAGATAAACACAAAGTTTGGATGCATTAAACACAAAATAGTGCAGAATAACCACAAACCTCAAGGAAGTAAATATAAATGGGGCACGGATAAGCAGAAACTTGTGAGGGTGCTCACTACCTTCCTGCGCTCCCCTCCAGAAATAAATAGATATACCTAAATAATAATTACTAACCCCGCTAGGATAAACACAAATCCTCTGGGATCAATACGTAGTCTGCAGTGCAGGTTTTCATTTACCGCTGCAAGCTAGGTATTTATCCTGGTGGGTTTGTGTTTATCCTGGAGGGGTTAGTGTTTATTCTTTAGGTGTTTCTATTTATTTCTGCAAGGGAGTGCAAGTTTATGTTTATCAGTGCCCAGTATGTGTCTACTCTTAGAAATTAATGAAGTAGATTCTAGCAATTAATGAAGTGGCCAATCTGCAGGGAAGAGTGTTTTTTTCTGAAATGGTAGTACCAAGAGATGGGCACAGATGTAGGCAGCACCTCCCATGCCATTAATGATTTTTTCCCTGTTAACGGCTCTCGTTAACATATTAACTAGGGCTCTTGTTAATTCGGGATTGGTGCAGATCAGACAGCTCTAGAGTTGATCGGATTTTCTTCTAGATCCATTCGAATAAAGCAAAgtctacacacacacatatatatatatatatgcatgcatgtaccCATTGAAGTTACACGTTTTCTTCATATTGGCCTTATAGTCAAGTTCCATCAGTGTTGACTAACCAAAAATGAGCTATTCTAAGCAAACGACTGATACACCTCAAACACAGTAGTGTCTAAGCTATCAAAAAATCTTGGATTCTTCATACTTTTCCTCCAAATATTTTCTTTAACTTATGTTAGAAATGATGCATGTTGCAAAATGGAACTGCAATCGTGCCCATTTTCAGCAATACATGCAATTCTGTGATCATTTCACCGACAATATTTACATATATTCACAAAATTTGGTTAACAAAAACCAACAGATAAAAGGCGCGCACGCACGcatgcacatacatacatacgcagaCACATTTTGCATatgttatttttctttcttattatttGGTCATAAATTCAATGTTATATTTAAATTTCTCAAGTAGTCTCCAGAGTCTATATGCAAGTCAACTTGAAATGCAAAACAGCATGACAGCATCATCTAAAACAAGATAAATTGAAGGCAATATACCTGCCCATCCGCAATTATCAGTAAAACATGGTATTGTCCACCATTCTGTTCCACAATGGTCATAGCCATTTCAATAATAGGAGCAAATGAAGTTGGACCTGGAAGGAAAGAAAAGATAACtacaaaataatcaaaatgcCAAGCACAGCCTAAGCCAGAAAATATTAAATAGTAGTAAATATACCAGCCAACCGTAGACGAGGGACAAGCTCTCTGTATCGTGCTAGGGCCTCTGTAAAGCCATCGCATGATCTCTCATCAGGATAGAAACTAAAGATATCCTGATCATGTGTTGACGCTGCCAAAAGACAGAAAATGCTCGACAACTCAATAGACACTAATAATTTCATTAGATTTTTTATTAGAAAACACCTCATAAGAAATAAAAGTTACCATCTCCAAACCCAAAACAAGGGATCAAGTTATCTTCATCAAATGCCGACAACGTTTTTCCAATGATAGAGATTGCTTGTTCATAGGGATTTGGAATATCACCAATGTGATGCAAGCTTCGTCCATGGAATGACAATTTACCTGATCACCAAATTATGTAAGATATGTAATGTACTAATGTGTCTAACATGGGACATCTTCAGTGCACAAATACTAGAGTAAGAAACATGGGACCATTTTAGTGTATAAATACTGAAAAGTAACCTGTCCACTCATTGCTCTTTGTGAAATCAATACCAACAATAAGATTTGAAGACTCCAGGCCAGCTTGTGCGAGAGCCTCAGTGACCTGTAGATAAGCAAATTCATAATCTAGAATAGATAAAAAGCAAAAAACAGTTAAAACTGGATAGTAAATTCAATCAACCGGGTGGGCCTTGGCATCATAATTTGATGACATTTGAAATTTGCAAAACACCGTAAAACATTATTGAGCAGTTTTAGTATGACCAAACAATCTCATGCAATCAATGTTGCTGATGTGATCCTTTCCAGCCCTCTGTGAACTGACGCCACGCAGGCCTTCAGTGAGAGATTGGCAGAAGAGCCACACTAATTGAGTTTTATCATTAAGAAACCTCTCGGAGCCACTAAACATAGCTCAGCAGTCTATAGCATAAGCAAACACTGCTCAGTTAGTAAATTATAGATAAAGCACCATAATCACTGTTTCCAAGCCAGGAAGTAACACTATAACTTAAACTAAAAGGAGACTGGAGTGCAACTGCAAAGAATCATAATATCTTTAAAAGCATAATAAAGTATGTTGAATGATATTACTCTATAGAAGACAACATTTGGTTCATCATTGCCTCATCCAACTTCATACACAGAATAGGATTAACTGCATCCTCACAATATGACATAAATCCCATGTCCATCCTTTGGTTTGTCGGAACAGGAAGGATCTTCAAAAGACATCATATAGATTAAGACAACTTGCACTAGGTAAGGATACCCAACTTAAGtaatttcctctctttttttttttttttacgtgttTCATAAGATCACTAAATATCACAAAACTCATCTCAGCTTGCTTGTTGAGCCTATACAAGCTAAAGCTGCTAACAAATGGTTCATTCAAATTGGCAGCCCTTATTTCGACTAGGCACTCTTAGCATGCTGCAAACTCTTGTCATCCTAGATTTTACCCTTCTCATGTATGATAGAGTTAGTGACGGCTGAAATTGTCATGACATGGTTTAAAAAAAAGGATATGGATTTCATTTAAAAATTCAAGATGCAGCATTTAAATCTGCATATTAAAATCCTGATAAATCCAGCTAGAGCTCTTCCTAAAGGAGCCCCTTCAAGGGATGAAGATGAGACAGCTTTTCATAATATGTGCTACCCTTCATATCAAATCTGTGTATGAAAGAAAGAAGCTTCATTCTCAGcttttgatctctctctctctctctctctttctctcaatcCTTAAGTGCTCTCTTCCACTTCTCTTCCCCCGCTCCACAGCTaccttttttctctctattttcagaTGCCCATTACTGAACTTTAGAACAACAAGAAATTCAGATAAGATTTGACTTTTAATTAGTCCATCTAGAAGGTGCCTGCACCAAGAACTTGCCCATGAATTTGGACATTCTTAAAGAATAAGGGAAAACTCCTGATCTGAAAAGTTACATCAAGCTGTGAACGAATTGAAATGAAGATAACAAAAGTGGATGCTCTTAATCAACTTTAGTCTACTGACTGATaaagaaaattaataagatagCAAAAGGAAGATGGACAAAATAGATACAAAAAGAACAAATATTTGGACTAACAAGGAGCGGATAACATGAAACTCAAATCCTTGGTCACCATGCAAATACAGGATAGCAATGCTAAGTTCCTGGGTTCTTTCAAATGAAAGGAGGAAGATTCCATGGCTTAATTTAATACTGAAAGAGAAGTCCAGAAGGCAGCAAAAATGTAGCTTCTTTCCAAGTATATTGCAAGTTTATTCAAAGTTATGAATGAAAATGGTAACAGACCAGGTATAAGTAGTCACCTATATACCTTTAGACCAGAACCCCAAAAACGTGTGATCATCTCCTGTCTACTCCAACCACATCTCGGATCCGCTCAAATGTTGCTAAGTTATCCCTTTCTTCCTCTTTAACTAGATTCTCTTATGACCTCATCACGAAGATCTTTCACCTTGTCTTCCTTTGCTCTCCTCATTCAACCTTGTTAAGATTTTCCTAACTACTCCACATCAGCACCATTGATGACAACTCTTATGCCACAGAGTCAACTAGAATCTACATCCTCCCCACCAATCACACATAAAGATAAAATGGTCATGGACTCATTCCCATGTACTATCTTATCGAGCTGTTGGAAAGGGGAAGTTTAGTTTTGAGCAATGCTTAAGGGTTGATCAGCTAAAGATTAAGAAAATCAACGAAATGGGTGATTTGTCATGTACTCGCTGATACATTCTAAAGAACAAGGAATTGCACATAAAACATGACAAGGGCTAAAAGTCATGCGACGACATGTATTTCAAAAGAAATGTACATATAATTTCTCTGTTTCGTATGTACTAATGActttagaaatttatttcttatcTAAAAGCATGATACCATCTAGTAGACATGTGGTTATCCTATTTGCAACTAAATCTTCcattatttttatctattctgaataaattatttaattatattatggAAGATCTAAGGGTTGAATGCAGTTGATATGTTGCAAGGTACTTATACATAAACTTCCCTAAAATAGAGTTGGGATCCTCTCCCGTTCAGATGTGAACTAAGGGGGCCAAGTTCTCCGATCATGGTCATCTATGATTGGCACAATGGCACTGATTGGATGGGTGTGGAAGAACCCTGTGCAACAATCATGGAAAACCATGATATGAAAAACCAGCCCTCTGGGTCCAGGTCCGAACCGGAGAGGATCCGTATTCAATAAACTAGCAAATTCAAAGTCCATTTTATATCATTTTATTCTAATAAACATTAGAATGTCCAGTAATTGTATGACTATTTGATTTGCAACTACCTAGTCTCACATTATTTTTGTATGTTTCTGAGTAGGATACTGATGTTACTGCACAATTTTCACGAGGCCGACTATTTATTCATACCCCTCCGGCAATTTAAGATGATGACCAACACCCTTGATACAAAATGCACCCTAGCTGCTTCCTCATCTTGTTGCTTGGTTACATAGATCTGGCATTGTCTAAAAAAATCATCGATTATCCAGCAATACTCCGTGCAACCCTGGAAGATCATCGTCCAATCAATCCACTTTGCTTCATTTAAAACAAGATGTTACaagaaccactataaaattcctAACAGAAAAGCCATACTGTACATGACACAGTTTTGTAGTGTAAACAGCATCATCCATGCTGGAACAAAGAGGATTTAGTAAATGTTCATCGCAAAGTACATTCCATAGGCATTCATACAACAAATTAATCCTAGATTTTTTGAGAtctgaataagaaaaaaaaaatgcatcagAATCAAGATCATCCACTCATACCTGCTCCACAGAACTGTAATCATCGGTTATCTTCGAGTACCTCCGATCCAGCCTCGGCCGCGACCCACCGGCACGTTGCGtctgcggcggcggcggcggcggcgggtgGTAGGCCTGCACCGGCTCACCATAGCTGTGGGACGGAGGCGGGTAATTCTGATACCCGGGCGTTTCATAGGGATACCTCTGGCTCCAATACTGATCCTGCGAGTGGCTCCGCTCTTGGAACGATCCTGCCGACCTGAAGCTACTCCGAGGGCTCGCCTCTCTTGAGCTTCGCCCTCCCATCAAACCCCCTCCAAATCTACAAATCTCCTCCAAATTCTCCCAGATTCGTCGTCCCACGGGGAATCAAATCGAGGGAGACGATAATGCCTACAAATTGAAGTCTAATTACAGGGTTTGGCAAGAAATATCAGAGAAAAAAGGGTTTGAATGGTGTGAGGAAGAAGAAACTCGGCGGCGGCGTGAGAAGACCAAGCCCAAGTCCACCCTATTCTACCTCCCTTACATCTACCCCTCTCCA
The DNA window shown above is from Elaeis guineensis isolate ETL-2024a chromosome 8, EG11, whole genome shotgun sequence and carries:
- the LOC105049557 gene encoding E3 ubiquitin-protein ligase RGLG2; protein product: MGGRSSREASPRSSFRSAGSFQERSHSQDQYWSQRYPYETPGYQNYPPPSHSYGEPVQAYHPPPPPPPQTQRAGGSRPRLDRRYSKITDDYSSVEQVTEALAQAGLESSNLIVGIDFTKSNEWTGKLSFHGRSLHHIGDIPNPYEQAISIIGKTLSAFDEDNLIPCFGFGDASTHDQDIFSFYPDERSCDGFTEALARYRELVPRLRLAGPTSFAPIIEMAMTIVEQNGGQYHVLLIIADGQVTRSVDTEFGQLSSQEQMTVDTIVKASEFPLSIVLVGVGDGPWDMMKEFDDNIPARSFDNFQFVNFTEIMSKNMPQTRKEAAFSLAALMEIPSQYKATLELGILGRCSSKSPERVPLPPPIGGYGTSSSGSKTFQKPSFQKNAPPYSGYDTTPGRAPTAPSASLDNQLCPICFTNPKDMAFGCGHQTCCDCGEGLELCPICRSQIHTRIKLY